In Fluviispira sanaruensis, a genomic segment contains:
- the tig gene encoding trigger factor: protein MTFSSTIEEVNSTRRKFKISVPASSIKDAFQAVATEIQKTAEIRGFRKGKAPATLIRKFYMGDIVKKAADRVINDAYTNVSKTVDFQIVSHPHIEPENQFEENKDFEFSATVDINPKIEIKDYQNIVVKMNKNLDIDLEAEVEKLLNNYARALGKTEKDESGRTIAKGDVANVSYTVSLDGTLLEGKEAKNQLIELNGSNIVAIEEAIVGMKASETKEFPVELPENFADAELKGKAVQFNLTLNSVETLVPSAFDEEFAKRLGYPGMDEVRKNLRETIKRSNEEARSNVAFEQVVEQVLSTNEFEVAESLIESTVDRAIADANSRVAKENHVKSDNEEVRAKYREWANKQVRGILALGHIARQEGISVTDDEMLRDMASYAMANRMDPQQLVKRAGAQVYDEFRGQVMIRKVIAKILEIAKVEYSTENAETK from the coding sequence ATGACATTTTCCTCAACTATCGAAGAAGTAAATAGCACCCGTCGTAAATTTAAAATTTCAGTGCCTGCATCCTCTATTAAAGATGCGTTTCAAGCAGTTGCAACTGAAATTCAGAAAACAGCAGAAATTCGTGGTTTCCGTAAAGGAAAAGCTCCTGCAACTCTCATCCGGAAGTTTTATATGGGTGATATTGTTAAGAAAGCTGCGGATCGTGTTATAAATGATGCATATACAAATGTTTCAAAGACTGTCGATTTTCAAATTGTAAGTCATCCTCATATTGAACCTGAAAATCAATTTGAAGAAAATAAGGATTTTGAATTCTCTGCGACAGTGGATATCAATCCTAAAATTGAAATCAAAGATTATCAAAATATCGTAGTCAAGATGAACAAAAATCTTGATATCGATTTAGAAGCTGAAGTTGAAAAACTTTTAAATAATTATGCACGTGCTTTAGGAAAAACAGAAAAAGATGAATCCGGACGTACAATAGCCAAAGGAGATGTGGCAAATGTCAGCTACACAGTGTCTCTTGATGGCACCTTACTAGAAGGTAAAGAAGCAAAAAATCAATTGATTGAACTTAATGGCTCTAATATTGTTGCAATTGAAGAAGCGATTGTAGGAATGAAAGCGTCTGAAACTAAAGAATTTCCAGTTGAACTCCCTGAAAACTTTGCAGATGCAGAGCTAAAAGGAAAAGCAGTTCAATTCAATCTGACTTTAAACAGTGTTGAAACTCTTGTCCCATCTGCTTTTGATGAAGAATTCGCAAAACGTCTTGGTTATCCTGGAATGGATGAAGTTCGTAAAAATTTAAGAGAAACTATTAAAAGAAGCAATGAAGAAGCACGTTCAAATGTAGCTTTTGAGCAAGTTGTTGAGCAAGTTCTCAGCACCAATGAATTTGAAGTTGCTGAAAGTCTTATTGAAAGTACTGTAGATCGCGCGATTGCCGATGCAAATTCGCGTGTTGCAAAAGAAAATCATGTTAAATCAGACAACGAAGAAGTTCGTGCTAAATATCGTGAATGGGCTAATAAACAGGTACGTGGAATTCTTGCGCTTGGCCACATTGCTCGTCAAGAAGGAATTTCGGTAACGGATGACGAAATGCTACGCGATATGGCATCATATGCAATGGCAAATCGCATGGATCCTCAG